The DNA window GTGCGCCGATGCGCTCATGCGGCGGTGGCCAGCGCCTTGATGCGGTCGGGGCGGAAGCCGGACCAGTGCTCGGTGCCTGCGACGACGACGGGGGCCTGGAGGTAGCCGAGTGCCTTCACGGTGGCCAGGGCCTCGGGGTCCTGGGTGACGTCGATGACGCGGTAGGCCACGCCGATCTTGTTCAAGGCGCGCTTGGTGGCGTCGCACTGCACGCACAGGGGCTTGGCGTAGAGCGTGATGGTCATGGCTCGGTCCTCCTGGTGGGTGTTACTCGGGGTCGGTGTCGGTCTCGGGGGCTTCGAACGGGGCTTCGCACAGGCCGCAGATGATGGGTCCGGCCTCCGCGACGCTCACGGAGGCGCGAATCTTGCGGCCGCAGCCGCACGCGAGGGAGAGGCCGTTGTTGCTCGATCCGCGGCCGCCGGCGGCGCCGGCGACCTCGGCGCGGCGGTAGGCGGTGATCGCGGCCCCCAGGGCGGTCACGGCGGTGCTGTAGCGGCGCTCGGTGGCCTCGGGGACGGTGGTGGTGGAGTAGCCCAGCTCGCGGCTGTGCTCGACCTCGATCCCGACCTCGTGCGCGATCGCTTGGAACTTCTTGTTGTGGTAGCGGCCTTGTCGGCTGGTGTCCTGGATGCCGCGCGTGGCGGCGATGCCGTGGGCTGCCTCGTGGAGGAGTGTGCCCAGCACGGCCACGGGGCCGCGCTCCAGGCCCTCGCCGCCCACGAACAGCTCGTGCACCTCGACGTCGGCGCGGACCCAGCGGGAGGGGGCGAAGTGGCCCAGGCGCAGCCCGGAGCCGCGTAGGTCGCTGCCCGCGCCCAGGGTCACGATGACCTCGGGGGTGTCGGGGTTCTGTGTGCGGATCATCTGCCACGTCTCTTCGATCGCTGTCACGAGTGCTGCGCTCCCTGTCATGGCTCCATCCTCGCATAGTTGACACGTACGTGTCAACACTTCGTCAAAGGAAACGGCGGCCCCTGGGGGAGGGGACCGCCGTAGGGTCAGGCTGCCGTGGAGCCCTGGAGTAGCTGTCCGACGCGGCCGCGGGTCACGTCGAGGATCGCTGCGATGTCGGCGCCCGAGTAGCCCTGTCGGGCCAGCTCGGACACGAGCGCGCGGCTCGCGTCGGCCTCGGAGGCGGGTGGTTCATGCTGATGTCAGCTCGTGATGTCCTCGGCCTCCGGCGGAGCCGGTCTCACGCTTTTCGCTGGTCACAGAACCGTCTTCCCCTTCTCCGGTAGCTCGTCACGCATCCACCGCCCGCGACCCTGCTGGGTGGTGACGATGCGCTGAGACTGCCCCGGCTCTCGTGGGGTACGGCTGCTCGCGTGCCCAGCTCTGTCCGAGGGCAAGGCCGCTCGCGGCCGCGGCAGCTCAGTGGTCCCGGCCGTACGCAGAAAGGATGGCGTACTCGATGACCTCGACGATGGGAGTTCCGGTTTCCGCGCTCACCTGGT is part of the Brachybacterium huguangmaarense genome and encodes:
- the nrdH gene encoding glutaredoxin-like protein NrdH translates to MTITLYAKPLCVQCDATKRALNKIGVAYRVIDVTQDPEALATVKALGYLQAPVVVAGTEHWSGFRPDRIKALATAA